In a single window of the Nitrospira sp. MA-1 genome:
- a CDS encoding alpha/beta hydrolase — protein MKVDSWSGTIISIPFQNHQIDGLFYHLVTDDEHVRNKPVILRLHGLLGNLLDETEHDLPYILAKHGYSSMTINTIMANLGLFFGFGIFDEAMPQIHAACSYLRQMGFQKIILAGHGLGGAMAIRYGALQQQQFPSPDIQGIIAIATAYSLPDTIRKRWTRFGSQPSYQEVYEKAKTLYHSKPGHDLPDDETLVVKRAHGPTVRPEHSEIYTLKTWWTLAGPEADGPKAYQHIGGIKVPVLLVHGKYDEMIDPQECGALGDVAKTAGNPDVTMLHLEAGHDLSGKHEELGQEVVKWIQERFE, from the coding sequence ATGAAGGTTGATAGTTGGTCTGGAACCATCATTTCCATTCCTTTCCAAAATCACCAAATTGATGGGTTGTTTTATCATCTTGTCACAGACGATGAGCATGTCCGGAACAAGCCTGTCATATTGAGGCTCCATGGACTCCTAGGGAATCTCCTGGATGAAACCGAGCATGATCTTCCTTACATTCTGGCGAAGCATGGGTATTCTTCCATGACCATCAATACGATCATGGCCAATCTGGGCTTATTTTTTGGATTTGGTATTTTCGACGAGGCGATGCCTCAAATCCATGCGGCTTGTTCTTATCTTCGACAGATGGGCTTTCAGAAAATTATTCTTGCAGGACATGGATTGGGAGGAGCCATGGCGATTCGCTATGGCGCGTTGCAACAGCAACAATTCCCATCTCCTGACATTCAAGGAATTATTGCCATTGCCACAGCATATTCTTTGCCCGACACGATCCGGAAACGATGGACACGATTTGGCAGTCAACCTTCCTACCAGGAAGTCTATGAAAAGGCCAAAACACTGTATCATTCAAAGCCCGGGCACGATCTGCCGGATGATGAAACCCTTGTCGTCAAACGGGCGCATGGTCCAACCGTCCGACCAGAGCATTCAGAAATCTATACGTTGAAAACCTGGTGGACCTTAGCAGGACCTGAAGCAGATGGTCCCAAAGCCTACCAACATATAGGGGGCATCAAGGTGCCGGTCCTGTTAGTTCACGGAAAATATGATGAGATGATCGACCCACAGGAGTGTGGCGCACTGGGAGATGTGGCCAAAACAGCAGGCAATCCGGATGTGACCATGCTCCACCTAGAAGCCGGGCACGATCTTTCTGGAAAGCACGAGGAACTCGGACAGGAGGTGGTGAAATGGATTCAGGAGCGATTTGAATAA
- a CDS encoding alpha/beta fold hydrolase: protein MNNDGLLRVCPKIQPPKIPMIHPHQQLFRLRTRDGLMMSGHLIIKENDLDTNILKTPIVIEVHGLLGNFLARGTPRLLSQALREWDISSFSINTRLAFAGQINGRGIFDETIHDIDAAVHFLAQEGFSNIFILGYSLGASMVLHWAGHRHVPNVKGLILEGTHYAIPDTQRKRLAKWESTPSYEELYAQAKSILGENPSQSDHDEMVVIYQARGPSRSPLHDEIFTYKTWWHMMGPEAYSAMAYKQISRVTLPMLLMRGENDPLIEAWEAEALQRIAQEAGNTFVSIKDIPRAGHDCMDNPEAMLQEILTLLRPSP, encoded by the coding sequence TTGAATAATGATGGTCTTTTACGGGTCTGTCCAAAAATCCAGCCACCAAAGATTCCGATGATCCACCCCCACCAACAATTGTTCCGGCTTCGAACACGCGATGGGTTGATGATGAGTGGGCATCTGATCATCAAAGAAAATGATCTTGATACGAACATCCTCAAAACACCAATTGTCATTGAAGTGCATGGTCTGTTAGGGAACTTCTTGGCACGAGGGACTCCTCGCCTTCTTTCTCAGGCTCTCCGGGAGTGGGATATTTCGTCGTTTTCCATTAACACCAGACTGGCATTCGCCGGGCAAATAAACGGAAGAGGAATTTTCGATGAGACGATCCATGATATAGACGCGGCCGTGCACTTTCTGGCTCAAGAAGGATTTTCTAATATTTTCATCTTAGGCTATAGCCTCGGTGCCAGTATGGTCTTGCACTGGGCAGGGCATCGCCACGTTCCCAATGTCAAAGGCCTCATTCTTGAAGGGACGCACTATGCCATCCCCGATACACAGAGAAAGCGATTGGCCAAATGGGAAAGTACTCCGAGCTATGAGGAATTATATGCCCAGGCCAAGTCTATTCTAGGCGAGAATCCCTCTCAGAGTGATCATGATGAAATGGTGGTGATCTACCAAGCCCGAGGACCAAGCCGGAGCCCATTGCATGATGAAATTTTTACCTATAAAACATGGTGGCACATGATGGGACCGGAGGCGTATTCTGCCATGGCCTACAAACAGATAAGCCGTGTCACATTGCCCATGCTGCTGATGCGGGGGGAAAACGATCCGCTCATCGAGGCGTGGGAAGCCGAAGCCTTACAACGCATTGCACAAGAGGCAGGGAATACCTTCGTGTCTATCAAGGACATTCCTCGCGCGGGTCATGATTGCATGGACAACCCGGAGGCGATGCTCCAAGAAATCCTTACCCTACTCAGACCCTCCCCTTGA
- a CDS encoding type II toxin-antitoxin system RelE/ParE family toxin translates to MIVSIKHRGLKRWFYKEDPSGLTPHLVPIIDDILARLNVAEGVKAMSLPGWNLHALKGELKGFWSIKVTGNWRIIFRFEGGDVFDVNLVDYH, encoded by the coding sequence ATGATTGTCAGTATTAAGCATCGGGGTCTGAAACGGTGGTTTTATAAGGAAGACCCATCGGGCTTAACCCCGCATCTGGTGCCGATCATTGACGATATCCTGGCGCGGTTGAATGTGGCCGAGGGTGTGAAGGCCATGAGCCTTCCGGGATGGAACCTGCATGCGTTAAAAGGGGAGTTAAAAGGGTTTTGGAGTATTAAGGTCACTGGAAACTGGCGCATTATTTTTCGTTTTGAAGGCGGGGACGTCTTTGATGTGAATTTGGTTGATTACCACTAG
- a CDS encoding HigA family addiction module antitoxin — protein sequence MGLHHPPHPGRSIRRDCLEALGLTVTDGAKILGITRHMLSRIINGQAGVSPEMAVRLEKAFGGTAQSWLALQQAYELAQVERGKIKVRSVASVREEARV from the coding sequence ATGGGACTGCATCATCCACCGCATCCGGGCCGCTCGATCAGGAGGGACTGCCTTGAAGCCCTCGGATTGACGGTTACGGATGGAGCCAAAATATTGGGGATTACCCGGCATATGTTGTCGAGGATTATCAATGGGCAGGCCGGCGTTTCACCGGAAATGGCCGTGCGGTTGGAAAAGGCTTTTGGCGGAACAGCGCAAAGCTGGTTAGCACTTCAGCAAGCGTATGAACTCGCACAGGTAGAACGGGGGAAAATCAAAGTTCGTTCGGTAGCTTCGGTCCGGGAAGAAGCAAGGGTGTAG
- a CDS encoding SEC-C metal-binding domain-containing protein, translated as MTEHNELPPSNLDPFIAVSLDAKRRLETATQTLVRLGEEIDAEILFIHLLVMLSMVPIDSSRESTHGTVSVKSELLAYHLFPLFGVSQDRAIHPNHIDHAMESLDAALNATMQIHTFERGPGEHPTEAEAIAAQLARKTAVIRGSAYPHQTQEEISGIQGQFESWFKARAGIGPTRACAPLFAIIKTQEIQSNEWLSQLQSAYAKGIKLWKELRKRKRKVSTAETRTFFSCFPTAKHAGFSSYAEKLLELSPDKIPTSRETIQIEPKPSEEEWLALINLIGCSHETRKTMIAPIDVSRRPLFVVSQNRVLLCDTSNALDQLWTAFEEVARAEEAFYSGPYSSKRGIWLEQKTAEYMGRLFPKANTYRKLSYPDPDRPGGVTELDFAIHWPPFLILVEAKAAQFRLASQLGDIAKLRSDLKANIEDAFKQARRAARYIDSTNAAKFIEQITGKELVVKKADIEKSYILTISLHHLSQIATRLASVASLGLFRDREYPCAMSIADLEVVTEFCPGPDAFLHYVDRRIMLEKETMELLADELDLFGAYLKSRLQPNLLWGRNQEGKYNFVWLQGFQEPFDFMVEYRRGARTEAPVIELEVPEEIKALLYELRGRKEDPGARWIAFSILGLSDANLHMLARMMAEFRRQNPAPGQIMRNTVTLNDLVITVIACKNMQFDQLYASTHQRSILEKYRRRATTSIGFGLDLADPMKSFHFAIWTNWPWQHDSELEKLLQEDIHSMPIAGQRLPGPNEPCICGSAKKFKKCCRDRIQSRRN; from the coding sequence GTGACAGAACATAACGAGTTACCTCCGTCAAACCTAGATCCTTTCATTGCTGTTTCACTAGATGCCAAGAGACGCCTAGAAACTGCGACACAAACACTCGTGCGATTAGGCGAGGAAATAGATGCCGAGATTTTATTCATTCACCTACTCGTGATGCTCAGTATGGTTCCTATAGATTCGTCTCGGGAATCCACCCATGGCACAGTGTCGGTAAAGAGTGAACTCCTCGCCTATCATCTGTTTCCTCTATTTGGTGTTAGTCAAGATAGAGCTATCCACCCCAATCACATAGACCACGCAATGGAATCGTTGGATGCAGCACTAAATGCCACGATGCAGATACATACCTTCGAGCGGGGACCGGGGGAACATCCAACTGAGGCAGAAGCCATCGCAGCACAGTTAGCACGCAAGACAGCTGTTATACGAGGGTCTGCATACCCCCATCAAACCCAGGAAGAAATCTCTGGCATACAGGGCCAGTTTGAATCTTGGTTCAAAGCGCGCGCAGGCATTGGACCGACACGAGCTTGTGCGCCACTTTTCGCGATCATCAAGACTCAGGAGATTCAGTCAAATGAATGGCTGAGCCAGCTCCAATCTGCCTATGCAAAAGGCATTAAGTTATGGAAGGAGCTTCGCAAGCGAAAACGAAAGGTCTCAACGGCCGAAACACGGACTTTTTTTAGCTGCTTCCCAACGGCAAAACATGCTGGGTTTTCAAGTTACGCAGAGAAGCTGCTGGAGCTTTCGCCCGACAAGATCCCGACATCTAGAGAAACCATTCAGATTGAGCCAAAACCATCAGAGGAGGAGTGGCTTGCCTTGATCAACTTGATTGGATGTTCACATGAGACGAGAAAGACGATGATTGCACCGATAGACGTGAGCAGGCGCCCTCTTTTCGTGGTCTCACAAAACCGGGTACTCCTGTGTGACACGTCGAATGCTCTTGATCAATTGTGGACCGCGTTTGAGGAAGTCGCACGAGCTGAAGAGGCTTTCTACAGTGGGCCATACTCATCCAAAAGAGGAATTTGGCTTGAACAAAAGACAGCTGAATACATGGGACGTCTTTTCCCAAAGGCTAATACATACCGCAAACTGTCATATCCAGACCCTGATCGACCGGGAGGCGTTACGGAGCTCGACTTTGCTATTCACTGGCCTCCGTTTCTAATTCTAGTTGAAGCTAAAGCCGCACAGTTTCGCCTAGCTTCTCAACTTGGGGACATCGCTAAACTACGGTCAGACCTCAAGGCAAATATAGAAGACGCATTCAAACAAGCGAGAAGGGCTGCGAGATACATTGATTCTACGAATGCCGCAAAATTTATCGAGCAGATCACTGGAAAAGAGCTGGTCGTTAAGAAGGCGGATATCGAAAAGTCATACATTCTCACCATCAGCCTTCATCACCTTTCGCAAATAGCTACCCGTTTAGCATCCGTCGCTTCGTTAGGACTGTTCCGGGATCGTGAGTACCCCTGTGCAATGTCCATTGCAGATCTCGAAGTTGTAACTGAATTCTGCCCTGGCCCCGATGCATTCCTCCACTACGTGGATCGGAGAATTATGCTTGAGAAAGAAACCATGGAATTATTAGCTGACGAGTTGGATCTGTTTGGGGCGTACTTGAAGTCTCGATTACAACCGAATCTCCTGTGGGGACGAAATCAGGAAGGAAAATACAACTTTGTGTGGCTACAAGGCTTTCAAGAACCTTTCGACTTCATGGTCGAGTACCGCCGAGGTGCCCGAACGGAAGCGCCTGTTATCGAATTGGAGGTGCCCGAGGAAATCAAAGCACTGTTGTATGAACTCCGAGGCAGGAAGGAAGACCCTGGAGCACGATGGATCGCTTTTTCAATCTTAGGACTATCTGATGCTAACCTCCATATGCTTGCTCGGATGATGGCTGAATTTCGAAGGCAGAACCCTGCACCAGGGCAGATAATGCGCAATACCGTCACTCTGAATGATCTCGTTATCACTGTGATAGCCTGCAAAAACATGCAGTTTGATCAGCTCTACGCGTCAACTCATCAGCGATCTATTTTGGAAAAGTATCGGCGACGCGCAACCACAAGCATTGGATTCGGGCTTGACCTTGCCGATCCTATGAAGTCATTCCACTTTGCTATTTGGACCAATTGGCCGTGGCAGCACGACTCTGAACTAGAGAAGTTACTTCAGGAAGATATTCATTCGATGCCAATTGCTGGCCAACGCTTACCTGGACCCAATGAGCCATGTATCTGCGGTAGCGCTAAGAAGTTTAAGAAGTGTTGCCGAGATAGAATCCAATCTCGTCGAAATTAG